The following coding sequences lie in one Oceanicola sp. 502str15 genomic window:
- a CDS encoding insulinase family protein: MKRIACGLLLTVLPLVASAEVDIEKVTSPGGVKAWLVNEPSIPFVALEIRFKGGASLDAPGKRGAINLMTAILEEGAGDLDSRAWAAARDSLAASIDFDVHNDALSISAKFLSENMDDAAELLRMAMEEPRFDQDALDRVRAQVQSIIRSNDNDPDKIAGNTFDRLAWGNHPYGTDLNGTEDSVAALTREDMFDAKARVMVRDRLYVSAVGDIDAERLSSLLDNLFSGLPESGAKLPPHVDYTLQGGLTVVPFDTPQSVVSFGQAGITRDDPDFFPAFVMMEILGGSGFNSRLMEEVREKRGLTYGIYSYLAPMDYGEIIGGGVASANGRVAQVIEVVRDEWAKLAAEGVSAEELERAKKYLTGAYPLRFDGNGRIANILVGLQIEGLGVDYITNRNGFVEAVTVEDVQRVAKRLIDPEGLHFVVVGAPEGLEESAGN, translated from the coding sequence ATCAAGCGCATCGCCTGTGGCCTCCTGCTCACGGTTCTCCCCCTCGTCGCCTCTGCCGAGGTCGATATCGAAAAGGTCACATCGCCCGGCGGGGTGAAGGCCTGGCTGGTCAACGAGCCCTCCATCCCCTTCGTGGCGCTCGAAATCCGCTTCAAGGGCGGCGCCTCGCTGGATGCGCCCGGCAAGCGCGGTGCGATCAACCTGATGACCGCCATCCTCGAAGAAGGCGCCGGCGATCTGGATTCCCGCGCCTGGGCCGCCGCGCGCGACAGCCTCGCCGCCTCGATCGACTTCGATGTCCACAACGACGCGCTTTCGATCTCGGCCAAGTTCCTCAGCGAAAACATGGATGACGCCGCAGAGCTGCTGCGCATGGCGATGGAAGAGCCCCGGTTCGACCAGGATGCGCTCGACCGGGTGCGCGCTCAGGTGCAGTCGATCATCCGCTCCAACGACAACGACCCCGACAAGATCGCCGGCAACACCTTCGACCGCCTCGCATGGGGCAACCACCCCTACGGCACCGATCTGAACGGCACCGAAGACAGCGTGGCCGCCCTGACCCGCGAAGACATGTTCGACGCCAAGGCGCGGGTCATGGTGCGCGACCGGCTCTACGTATCGGCGGTGGGCGACATAGACGCAGAGCGCCTGTCGTCCCTGCTCGACAACCTGTTCTCCGGGTTGCCCGAGAGCGGCGCCAAGCTGCCGCCCCATGTCGACTACACCCTGCAGGGCGGGCTCACCGTGGTGCCCTTCGACACCCCGCAGTCGGTGGTGTCCTTCGGCCAGGCCGGGATCACCCGCGACGACCCCGATTTCTTCCCGGCCTTCGTGATGATGGAAATCCTCGGTGGCAGCGGCTTCAATTCTCGCCTGATGGAAGAGGTCCGCGAAAAGCGCGGGCTGACCTATGGCATCTACTCTTACCTCGCGCCGATGGATTACGGCGAGATCATCGGCGGCGGCGTGGCTTCGGCCAATGGCCGGGTGGCGCAGGTGATTGAGGTGGTTCGCGATGAATGGGCAAAGCTCGCTGCCGAAGGCGTGAGCGCCGAAGAGCTGGAACGGGCCAAGAAATATCTCACCGGGGCCTACCCGCTGCGGTTTGACGGCAACGGGCGGATTGCCAACATCCTCGTCGGCCTTCAGATCGAGGGGCTGGGCGTGGATTACATCACCAACCGCAACGGCTTCGTCGAAGCCGTGACGGTCGAGGATGTGCAGCGCGTCGCCAAGCGGCTGATCGACCCCGAGGGCCTGCACTTCGTCGTTGTCGGCGCGCCGGAAGGGCTGGAAGAGAGCGCAGGCAACTGA
- the truB gene encoding tRNA pseudouridine(55) synthase TruB, with product MARRKGRDISGWIILDKPAGPTSTGCVNKLRWAFEAKKAGHSGTLDPAATGLLAIAFGEATKCVPYVMDADKCYSFTVRLGAATNTDDAEGEVIATSEARPSDDEIRAALAGFTGEIMQVPPKYSAVKIDGERAYALARDGEDFEVAARPLWVESLELVARPDPDTAELRMVCGKGGYVRSIARDLGEALGCLGHVLGLRREWSGPFDLEGSVTLEQVEALARTPDVDGLLLPLEAGLGDLARVTVNEAAATRIAHGNPAPVVATDAEFGEECWAAHKGQAIALGRFMGGEFHPARVLNR from the coding sequence ATGGCCCGCCGCAAGGGACGCGACATTTCCGGTTGGATCATCCTCGACAAGCCCGCCGGGCCGACGAGCACAGGGTGCGTGAACAAGCTGCGCTGGGCCTTCGAGGCCAAGAAGGCAGGCCACTCGGGCACGCTCGATCCCGCAGCCACCGGCCTTCTGGCCATCGCCTTTGGCGAGGCCACCAAATGCGTGCCCTACGTGATGGACGCCGACAAGTGCTACAGCTTCACGGTGCGGCTCGGTGCGGCCACCAACACCGATGATGCCGAGGGCGAAGTGATCGCCACCTCCGAAGCCCGCCCCTCCGATGACGAGATCCGCGCCGCCCTGGCAGGGTTTACTGGCGAGATCATGCAGGTGCCGCCCAAGTATTCCGCCGTCAAGATCGACGGCGAGCGCGCCTATGCGCTGGCCCGCGACGGCGAGGATTTCGAGGTTGCGGCCCGCCCGCTCTGGGTTGAGAGCCTCGAGCTTGTCGCCCGCCCCGACCCGGACACCGCCGAGCTGCGGATGGTCTGCGGCAAGGGCGGTTACGTCCGCTCCATCGCGCGTGATCTGGGCGAGGCGTTGGGCTGTCTTGGCCATGTGTTGGGCCTGCGGCGCGAGTGGTCCGGGCCGTTCGATCTTGAGGGGTCGGTGACGTTGGAGCAGGTGGAGGCGTTGGCCCGAACACCCGATGTCGACGGGCTGCTCCTGCCGCTGGAGGCCGGTCTGGGGGATTTGGCCCGCGTCACCGTGAACGAGGCCGCCGCCACCCGCATCGCCCACGGCAATCCCGCGCCCGTGGTGGCTACCGATGCCGAGTTCGGTGAAGAATGCTGGGCCGCCCACAAGGGCCAGGCCATCGCGCTGGGCCGCTTCATGGGAGGCGAGTTCCATCCTGCACGAGTTCTGAACCGGTGA
- a CDS encoding DUF1643 domain-containing protein, translating into MITRTHTKGDAPSTAVYSDCERYRYLLTRTWDPAGEKALFIMLNPSTATEVQNDPTVERCERRARTLGFGSFRVTNIFAWRDTDPKAMRAAPEPVGPENDAAILESCTWADRIICAWGSHGAHLGRGRAVADLLRQGGWPLYHLGLTKHGEPKHPLYIGYAEQPRLWTSPPDVS; encoded by the coding sequence ATGATCACGCGCACCCACACCAAGGGCGACGCGCCTTCCACCGCCGTCTATTCCGACTGCGAGCGTTACCGTTACCTGCTCACCCGCACCTGGGATCCGGCGGGCGAGAAGGCATTGTTCATCATGCTCAACCCTTCCACCGCCACCGAGGTCCAGAACGACCCTACCGTCGAGCGCTGCGAGCGCCGCGCCCGCACCCTCGGCTTCGGCAGCTTCCGCGTCACCAACATCTTCGCCTGGCGCGACACCGACCCGAAGGCCATGCGCGCCGCACCCGAGCCGGTAGGCCCGGAGAATGATGCGGCGATTCTCGAGAGCTGCACATGGGCCGATCGGATCATCTGTGCCTGGGGCAGCCATGGTGCGCATCTGGGCCGGGGCAGGGCGGTGGCCGATTTGCTGCGGCAGGGCGGCTGGCCGCTCTACCATCTCGGGCTGACCAAGCACGGCGAGCCGAAGCACCCGCTTTATATCGGATACGCCGAGCAGCCCCGGCTCTGGACTAGTCCGCCGGACGTGTCCTGA
- a CDS encoding calcium-binding protein, whose translation MFLLFGIMGAVLVGSAVVGVMGSEEAEEEDFAVDEGEDASGVPGDGLLSTSLLDTLEPDETGETNPLSDPEEGGGAQTQTGSPDADRLEGTDADDILQGYEGDDLIEAGGGDDVAFGNAGNDMLLGAAGADALFGEAGNDLLQGGAGDDALWGGAGDDTLAGGDGADRLTGGDGADVLSGGAGDDQIEGGLGDDTLAGGEGQDNLQGGQGDDLLTGADDQSTDWLNGGAGNDVLVLGAGDIATGGAGADTFTLGPDRDDAAVAEILDFNSAEDGLALLWDDEAGDMPPEVTMSEGDGDLVAVFADGALIGLVHGGASLTPQDIQLVPMSTAASP comes from the coding sequence ATGTTCTTGCTGTTCGGAATTATGGGTGCCGTCCTTGTCGGGTCTGCGGTTGTCGGCGTCATGGGCAGCGAAGAGGCCGAAGAGGAGGATTTCGCAGTCGATGAAGGCGAAGATGCGTCTGGCGTGCCGGGCGATGGCCTGCTCAGCACGTCGCTGCTCGATACTCTCGAACCGGATGAGACCGGGGAGACAAACCCGCTGTCCGACCCCGAAGAAGGGGGCGGTGCCCAGACCCAAACCGGCTCACCCGATGCCGACAGGCTGGAAGGCACCGATGCAGACGATATCCTTCAGGGCTACGAGGGAGACGACCTTATCGAGGCGGGCGGCGGCGACGATGTAGCCTTCGGCAACGCCGGAAATGATATGCTCCTCGGCGCGGCGGGCGCCGATGCGCTCTTCGGCGAGGCGGGCAATGATCTGCTTCAGGGGGGCGCGGGTGACGATGCGCTTTGGGGCGGCGCGGGCGATGACACGCTCGCGGGCGGCGATGGCGCCGACCGGCTGACAGGCGGCGATGGGGCGGATGTGCTCTCCGGCGGCGCAGGCGATGACCAGATCGAAGGCGGGCTTGGCGATGACACGCTCGCGGGCGGTGAGGGGCAAGACAACCTGCAAGGCGGACAGGGCGACGACCTGCTCACCGGCGCGGACGACCAGAGCACCGACTGGCTCAATGGCGGCGCCGGCAACGATGTTCTGGTGCTTGGAGCTGGTGATATTGCAACCGGCGGCGCGGGGGCCGACACATTCACCCTCGGACCTGACCGCGACGACGCGGCCGTGGCCGAGATTCTCGACTTCAACAGTGCAGAAGACGGCCTCGCCCTGCTCTGGGACGACGAGGCGGGCGACATGCCGCCGGAAGTCACCATGTCGGAGGGAGACGGCGACTTGGTCGCGGTGTTTGCCGATGGCGCGCTGATCGGCCTCGTCCACGGTGGCGCCTCGCTCACGCCACAGGATATTCAGCTCGTGCCGATGTCGACAGCTGCCTCGCCCTGA
- a CDS encoding DUF5665 domain-containing protein — MSDPDPHLSAKPSPALAAEEQAGVPETELDATRTDLKREIVSLREEVAKLNDHKFLRVYAQFWRLIAFQLLRGMAFGLGSVVGATVLVSILAYLLSQVDFIPILAEWAAELDVEMGEEQTEAEAEQRVEEQLPAPEGAGQPAPEDPPQAEPGEIPPANAD, encoded by the coding sequence ATGAGCGACCCCGACCCACATCTTTCTGCCAAACCGTCTCCGGCCCTCGCGGCCGAGGAACAGGCAGGCGTGCCGGAAACCGAACTCGATGCAACTCGAACCGATCTCAAGCGTGAGATCGTCTCGTTGCGCGAGGAGGTCGCCAAGCTCAACGATCACAAGTTCCTGCGGGTCTATGCCCAGTTCTGGCGACTCATCGCCTTTCAGCTCCTGCGTGGCATGGCCTTCGGGCTCGGCTCCGTGGTGGGCGCCACGGTGCTGGTCTCGATTCTCGCCTATCTCCTGAGCCAGGTCGATTTCATCCCGATCCTCGCCGAATGGGCAGCGGAACTGGATGTTGAAATGGGCGAGGAGCAGACCGAGGCCGAAGCCGAGCAGCGGGTGGAAGAGCAATTGCCCGCGCCAGAGGGCGCCGGGCAGCCTGCGCCCGAGGATCCGCCGCAGGCCGAACCGGGCGAAATTCCTCCGGCCAACGCCGACTGA
- the rpsO gene encoding 30S ribosomal protein S15, giving the protein MSITAEDKARVIKEYGTAEGDTGSPEVQIAILSSRISTLTEHFKTHKKDNHGRRGLLKLVAQRRKLLDYLKNKNEDRYKDLIGKLGIRR; this is encoded by the coding sequence ATGTCGATTACCGCTGAAGACAAGGCCCGCGTCATCAAGGAATACGGCACCGCAGAAGGCGACACCGGTTCGCCCGAAGTGCAGATTGCCATCCTGAGCTCGCGGATCAGCACGCTCACCGAGCACTTCAAGACCCACAAGAAGGACAACCACGGCCGCCGTGGCCTTCTCAAGCTCGTGGCCCAGCGCCGCAAGCTGCTGGACTACCTGAAGAACAAGAACGAGGACCGTTACAAGGACCTCATCGGCAAGCTCGGCATCCGCCGCTAA
- a CDS encoding sterol desaturase family protein, which yields MIPALRIVIHMGGLHRLAPFWLAGLGLIVFNFQLWMLPALAYGVVIQWFNEYLIHRFIYHRKPPTEQSPFNKLYRSHIGHHEFPQDEEFFTGDDHWFPLRFAAGSFAVHLLVLWPLVGLWGAVQFAWVALFVGSAAAFAFYEYCHTLAHLNVPKGRFGKWVTREHMAHHYQDHHATFHVTAGMAWIDRLMGTPHDPARARARYDRSTMMSIGMNPDDLRLVTARKAYGIAKAPRHVG from the coding sequence ATGATCCCTGCGTTGCGCATCGTCATCCACATGGGCGGGCTGCACAGGCTTGCGCCGTTCTGGCTGGCGGGCCTCGGCCTGATCGTCTTCAATTTCCAGCTCTGGATGCTGCCCGCCCTTGCCTATGGCGTGGTGATCCAGTGGTTCAACGAGTACCTGATCCACCGCTTCATCTATCACCGCAAGCCGCCGACAGAGCAGAGCCCGTTCAACAAGCTCTATCGCAGCCACATCGGGCATCACGAATTTCCGCAGGACGAAGAGTTCTTCACCGGCGACGATCACTGGTTTCCGCTCCGCTTTGCCGCCGGCTCTTTCGCGGTGCATCTGCTGGTGCTCTGGCCCCTCGTCGGGCTGTGGGGCGCAGTGCAATTTGCCTGGGTGGCGCTTTTCGTCGGTTCCGCTGCGGCCTTTGCCTTCTACGAGTACTGCCACACGCTGGCGCATCTGAACGTGCCCAAGGGCCGCTTTGGCAAATGGGTGACGCGAGAGCACATGGCCCACCACTACCAAGACCACCACGCCACCTTTCACGTCACCGCGGGCATGGCGTGGATCGACAGGCTGATGGGCACCCCGCATGACCCGGCCCGCGCCCGCGCGCGCTACGACCGCAGCACCATGATGAGCATCGGGATGAACCCCGACGACCTGCGCCTTGTCACCGCCCGAAAGGCCTATGGCATCGCCAAGGCCCCCCGCCACGTCGGGTAG
- a CDS encoding GAF domain-containing protein, giving the protein MADLPEFPTAEPEGHAAELGRRERLVELEKTGLMDSVPEEVYDRAVRLARQITGAPVGLLSLVSNQRQFFKAQSGLDEAGVTDRETPLSHSFCQYVVSSRTSLAVMDARSHPLLAGNGATSDLGVVAYLGVPVHGPGGEVLGSFCAIDNMAHDWSEEQMKALEDIAGIVESEIRLHQALEERQLLVEELNHRVKNLFTVVSGMVRLSHSNGEDQSVLEARLQALAKAHNLLAPIIQAGKPLGDRISLSELLDTLLIPYGKEHLSQIEGPNVVLGPRASTSLSLALHELATNAAKYGALAGPDGQLSVSWKVAGNDLHIHWEETGRVSDSAGKAEGFGTRLISIAIEGQLDGKLETDLRPTGMTRHITLPRERLAE; this is encoded by the coding sequence ATGGCGGATCTGCCCGAGTTTCCCACTGCCGAACCCGAGGGCCACGCCGCCGAGCTTGGGCGACGCGAGCGGCTCGTGGAGCTGGAAAAGACGGGCCTGATGGATAGCGTCCCCGAAGAGGTCTACGACCGTGCCGTGCGGCTGGCCCGTCAGATTACTGGGGCCCCGGTCGGGTTGCTCTCGCTGGTCAGCAATCAACGCCAGTTCTTCAAGGCGCAATCCGGCCTCGACGAAGCCGGCGTAACCGATCGCGAAACGCCTCTGAGCCATTCCTTCTGTCAGTACGTCGTGTCGTCGCGCACCTCGCTTGCGGTGATGGATGCCCGAAGCCATCCGCTTCTGGCGGGCAATGGGGCCACCTCGGATCTGGGCGTGGTCGCCTACCTTGGCGTCCCGGTCCACGGGCCGGGCGGCGAGGTGCTGGGCTCCTTCTGTGCGATCGACAACATGGCGCATGACTGGAGCGAAGAGCAGATGAAGGCGCTCGAGGATATCGCCGGCATCGTCGAAAGCGAGATCCGCCTGCATCAGGCGCTTGAGGAGCGCCAGCTTCTGGTCGAGGAGCTGAACCACCGGGTGAAGAACCTTTTCACCGTGGTCAGCGGTATGGTGCGTCTGAGCCATTCCAACGGCGAAGATCAGTCGGTGCTGGAGGCGCGGCTGCAGGCGCTGGCGAAGGCTCACAACCTGTTGGCCCCGATCATCCAGGCCGGAAAGCCGCTGGGCGACCGCATTTCGCTCTCCGAGCTGCTCGACACCCTGCTCATTCCCTACGGCAAGGAGCACCTGAGCCAGATCGAAGGGCCCAACGTGGTGCTCGGCCCCCGCGCCAGCACCTCACTGTCGCTTGCGCTGCACGAACTGGCGACCAATGCCGCCAAGTATGGTGCGCTCGCAGGCCCGGACGGGCAGCTTTCGGTGAGCTGGAAGGTGGCGGGCAACGACCTGCACATCCACTGGGAAGAAACCGGCCGCGTATCTGACAGCGCCGGCAAGGCCGAAGGTTTCGGCACCCGGCTGATTTCCATTGCCATCGAAGGCCAGCTGGACGGCAAGCTCGAAACCGACCTGCGCCCGACCGGCATGACCCGTCACATAACCCTGCCCCGCGAACGCCTGGCCGAGTAA